The Lachnospiraceae bacterium oral taxon 500 genome window below encodes:
- a CDS encoding dihydroorotate dehydrogenase, protein MNRLAVKLPGLNLKNPVIPASGCFGFGREFSEIYDLSLLGSIMIKAVTKEPRTGNAMPRIAETPAGMLNAIGLQNPGIDRVEEELRWLAHYDLPIIANVAGYSDEDYCYVAERISRVPNIGALEINISCPNVKQGGITYGQDPEIARRLTRKIKAAASKPVYMKLSPNVANIKEMAQAVEDGGADGITMINTLIGMRFDLKKRAPLLANKTGGLSGPAIKPVALKMIYDVYETVKIPIIGMGGIETAEDVLEFFYAGASAVAVGTANFVNPRVCPEIIADLPRVLDRYGFQTIGEATGAGH, encoded by the coding sequence ATGAATCGTTTAGCCGTTAAACTGCCGGGCTTAAACCTGAAAAATCCGGTGATACCGGCCTCCGGCTGTTTTGGTTTTGGCCGGGAATTTAGTGAGATTTATGACTTATCGCTCTTGGGTTCAATTATGATTAAGGCGGTAACCAAAGAGCCGCGCACCGGCAATGCTATGCCCCGGATTGCGGAAACGCCGGCCGGAATGCTGAACGCCATCGGCCTGCAAAATCCCGGGATTGACCGAGTGGAAGAGGAACTGCGCTGGCTGGCTCATTATGATTTACCCATTATTGCCAATGTTGCCGGGTACTCGGACGAGGATTACTGCTATGTGGCGGAACGGATTTCCAGAGTGCCTAATATCGGAGCGCTGGAGATTAATATTTCCTGCCCGAACGTCAAACAGGGCGGCATTACCTACGGACAGGATCCGGAAATTGCCCGGCGGCTGACGAGGAAGATTAAGGCGGCAGCCTCTAAGCCTGTTTATATGAAGCTTTCGCCCAATGTAGCCAATATTAAGGAAATGGCGCAGGCGGTGGAAGACGGCGGTGCGGACGGGATTACCATGATTAATACTTTGATTGGCATGCGCTTTGATTTAAAAAAACGGGCGCCGCTTTTAGCAAATAAGACCGGCGGTTTGTCGGGGCCTGCCATCAAACCGGTAGCGCTGAAAATGATTTATGATGTTTATGAAACGGTCAAGATTCCGATTATCGGGATGGGCGGGATTGAAACGGCGGAGGATGTGCTGGAGTTTTTCTATGCCGGCGCTTCGGCGGTGGCGGTCGGAACCGCCAATTTCGTCAATCCCCGGGTTTGTCCGGAAATCATTGCCGATCTGCCGCGTGTGCTTGACCGATATGGTTTTCAGACTATCGGGGAAGCTACCGGGGCGGGACATTAA
- a CDS encoding NAD-dependent dihydroorotate dehydrogenase B electron transfer subunit: protein MMQQYQMKITENIPLARDIYRMSLTAEAADLKGFAAGCFVHIKINDGALLLRRPISLYEVSPAQNTIRIIYKVLGRGTALLAQMKTGEELNILGPLGNGFPISETTRSVLLAGGGVGVPPLYELGKQLKAKQIQITSVLGFQDAASVYAVEEFQELGKVLVSTMDGSVGQKGTILDVLNSQTIEFDTLYACGPKGMLQALDLKYQGQKQGYLSFEERMACGIGACYGCMLKTKAGLKRVCKDGPVFALGEVEYESFSR, encoded by the coding sequence ATGATGCAGCAATATCAAATGAAAATTACTGAAAACATTCCGTTAGCCAGAGATATTTACCGAATGAGTTTAACGGCGGAGGCGGCTGACTTAAAAGGCTTTGCCGCCGGCTGTTTTGTTCATATCAAAATCAATGACGGTGCGCTTTTGCTGCGCCGCCCGATTTCACTTTATGAAGTAAGCCCGGCGCAGAATACCATCCGAATTATTTATAAAGTGCTGGGTAGGGGAACGGCGCTGCTGGCGCAAATGAAAACAGGAGAAGAACTGAATATTTTAGGACCTTTGGGTAATGGCTTTCCGATTTCGGAAACAACCCGTTCGGTCCTTTTAGCCGGGGGCGGGGTTGGTGTGCCGCCGCTGTATGAATTGGGCAAACAGCTGAAGGCAAAGCAAATTCAAATTACCTCGGTGTTGGGTTTTCAGGATGCTGCCAGTGTTTATGCCGTTGAAGAGTTTCAGGAGCTGGGCAAGGTTTTGGTATCGACTATGGATGGCAGTGTTGGTCAAAAAGGGACGATTTTGGATGTCTTAAACAGTCAAACCATTGAGTTTGACACTTTATATGCCTGTGGGCCGAAAGGGATGCTGCAGGCGCTGGATTTGAAATACCAAGGTCAAAAACAGGGTTATCTGTCCTTTGAAGAAAGAATGGCTTGCGGTATCGGTGCCTGCTACGGCTGTATGCTGAAAACCAAAGCCGGGCTGAAAAGAGTGTGCAAGGACGGGCCGGTGTTTGCCTTGGGGGAGGTGGAATATGAATCGTTTAGCCGTTAA